A genomic segment from Leptolyngbya boryana PCC 6306 encodes:
- a CDS encoding sulfurtransferase TusA family protein, translating to MSQAEEALQMDLRGTPCPINFVRTKLKLEQMAEGALLEVWLDPGEPIEQVPDSLTMEGYTVESIEDRSSFFAVKIRR from the coding sequence ATGAGTCAAGCAGAAGAAGCACTACAAATGGATTTACGCGGGACACCTTGCCCGATCAATTTTGTGCGGACGAAGTTGAAGTTAGAACAAATGGCAGAGGGAGCTTTGCTCGAAGTTTGGCTTGATCCGGGTGAGCCGATCGAGCAAGTTCCTGATAGCCTGACGATGGAAGGCTATACGGTTGAGAGCATCGAAGATCGATCGAGCTTTTTTGCGGTCAAAATTCGTCGCTGA
- the rsgA gene encoding small ribosomal subunit biogenesis GTPase RsgA, with protein MSSDDKVLEEDQPDQEPLTGTVLAVQANFYWVRLHQKSLPKSLLLCTRRTRLKKIGQRVMVGDRVLIEEPDWNGDRGAISQVLQRQSELDRPPIANVDQILLVFALASPTIEPYQLSRFLVKAESTGLAVSLALSKSDLVSQDEQQGWKERLAEWGYQPIFISVRQKSGLDELKQYLNNKITVASGPSGVGKSSLINQIIPSVDLRVNAVSGKLEKGRHTTRHVELFELPTGGLLADTPGFNQPDLFCLPQELAQYFPEIRQKLAGKSCQFSDCLHRDEPGCAVRGDWERYEHYLDFLEDAIAYEIQVHQQTDPDEALKLKSKGKGTQFEPRLEAKKYRRESRKNQQQSLRKLDIEKLMKSEEDE; from the coding sequence ATGAGTTCTGATGACAAGGTTTTGGAAGAGGATCAGCCTGATCAGGAGCCATTAACAGGTACAGTTCTAGCAGTTCAAGCTAATTTTTATTGGGTACGGCTTCATCAAAAGAGCCTGCCTAAATCTCTGCTGCTCTGTACTCGACGCACTCGGTTAAAGAAAATCGGGCAACGCGTTATGGTGGGAGATCGGGTTTTAATTGAGGAACCAGATTGGAATGGCGATCGCGGCGCAATTTCTCAAGTCTTGCAAAGACAATCAGAATTAGACCGTCCGCCGATTGCCAATGTGGATCAGATTTTGCTCGTCTTTGCATTAGCATCTCCCACGATCGAGCCATATCAATTGAGCCGATTTTTGGTGAAGGCTGAATCGACAGGATTAGCCGTTAGCTTGGCGTTAAGTAAAAGCGATTTAGTTTCGCAGGATGAGCAGCAAGGATGGAAAGAACGTCTAGCTGAATGGGGCTATCAACCAATATTTATTAGCGTTCGTCAAAAATCTGGTTTAGATGAATTAAAGCAGTATTTAAACAACAAAATTACAGTCGCATCGGGTCCATCGGGTGTTGGAAAGTCGAGCTTAATTAATCAGATTATTCCAAGCGTTGATTTACGAGTTAATGCTGTTTCTGGCAAGTTAGAGAAAGGTCGGCATACTACGCGCCATGTCGAACTCTTTGAGTTACCAACGGGCGGATTATTAGCAGATACACCAGGATTTAATCAGCCTGATTTGTTTTGTTTGCCCCAGGAATTAGCACAATATTTTCCAGAGATACGGCAGAAATTAGCAGGAAAAAGCTGTCAGTTTAGTGATTGTTTACATCGAGATGAACCTGGATGTGCTGTGCGCGGGGATTGGGAGCGATATGAGCACTATTTAGATTTTTTGGAAGATGCGATCGCGTATGAAATTCAGGTTCATCAGCAAACTGATCCTGATGAAGCTTTAAAGCTTAAATCGAAAGGAAAAGGAACGCAGTTTGAGCCGCGTTTAGAAGCGAAGAAGTACCGTCGTGAATCGCGCAAAAATCAACAACAATCGCTGAGAAAATTAGACATTGAGAAATTAATGAAAAGTGAGGAAGACGAATAG